Genomic segment of Cervus elaphus chromosome 15, mCerEla1.1, whole genome shotgun sequence:
CCCTGAATGCACCTGTAAGCACTCTGATCTGTGATGTGGGCCCAGGTGGCTAGTATCTGTAGCCCCCAGTATGTGGTcttggtgatgctgctgctggtgaTGAAGTGATGTTGATAAGGACAGTGCACTTAAGAATAGGTTACATCTGTGGACGACACTGGATATGTTATTTGAGAGAAACAGATTTGAGAACCACCTGTAAGGTTGGTACGCCACTTTGAATGGctgattatataaaatatacagttgtaggtttttatttgaaaactggGCATGCCAGTGGTCATTTTCACAGATGCTTTAGATCCAGAATTAGGACTGAGGCTTTGATGTGGAACTGAATGGTCACGAGGAATGAAATGAGAGCCAGGGGCCCTAGATTCCAGTCCATCCTCTACCCCTCGCTCAGGGGCTGACCTCGCCTCCTGGAGAAAGGATGCCTCCCTTGGCTTGCCCTGCCCAAGAAGACCAGCTGGTGTGTTCAGAGGGTCAGTTTCTACAACCCTGTGATCAGTTCCATCTTTTAGCCTAACCCTAGGGATTTTTGCCCCACTAGTAAATCTgatagaaacaataaataaagcagagacatacttagAGAGTGAATAATGTACATGGAGATGACtagaaatagcaacaacaacaacaacaaaaattaaaccaGGAGGGAAAGTCCTTCTGTGAAGCCCTCTGAACTAACAACTACttttaaaacaaacagacaataaatatttgagaaaagcCGTTATCATGGGATTTTTCAATGCCGTGAGAAATCAGATGATAAATATGGTTTAAAAGTGAGAAACTTATCTTTCttagcatttttattaaaatattttagtaaatgttttcattaaaaaatacccaTGTACTTGGCTGCggctggtcttagttgcagcatgtgtgatcCTTAGTTGTGCTGTGCGGGATCTGGTGCCCTGACCGGGGACTAAACCCAGGCCCTCCGTtttggagctcagagtcttagccactggactgccagggaagtccctagcattGTTAGATGTTCAGACTCTCTACACTTGTATGTGTATGGACTTTTCTGGAGAGTGACTCCCTGCCGCACTTCTCCAAGGTATGTGAGTTGTAAGTGCATGATTAATGGGAAACTAGTTGTCTAGTTGTTTGTGCCATGTGATTTCAacatggaaaaaagagaaaagcaaaaagccaCATCTTTATGAACCACTCTGGTATTGcttgaaaaaagaagagatacattGGTGGGTCTGGCACAAAAACCAATGAAATTGATATGTCATGATACAAAATTGAGAGGTGGGGTCAAGGCTAAGAGATAGATGTTTTCTAGCTGTCTTGAACAGACTCTGGACTGTTCTGAACAGACTTGTATTTTGGTAAGGTGAAAATTCCTTTCAGCCAAAAACTGTCAGCATTTGGGATAAAAGAGCATTTAATCTATTGGATTGAGGCTTACTTTGCCTCCCTTGTTTCTTTTACTCTTAATTCTATTACTAGGTCATTAAACttacattctttctttaaaaactcaACTTCTACCCATGTGAATTTTCACCAAAGGAAGCTCTATATAAGGTTGAGTTTGGGGAAGGAAAACTCCAAACCTTTGATACCCTTTTCTTCCTTAATCACCATGTGGCCCAGATTTGAAGATTGTGCATCTCTAGAAGTTGTCTTCGTTGTTAGCAACATCTCATGATTCTTCCTTTTAATTCCTACTTCAAAACAAGTACAActtgaaatggaaggaaaaaaaaaaattattgtccaATCTGGAGTCTGTGAATTTCTAGCAAAATCACTGACTAGGTTTATTGTTAATAGCttcattaaatattcattaaGCACCTGTTATTTCATAGGACTATTCTTAGTCCTTTAAGAATTTCTTTGTGGTGTGAATCCTTTGGTctagtttttttcctctttcagagTATTTCTCATGGAAGTTCTAAGAAGCAAGAAATGATGAAgaacttatcttttaaaataatgtttccaGTTGGAAACTCACATTCCGATTTCTGATAGTAATCCTATCTTTTTCCTCCAGACCTGCTGGTTCCCTGGCTTCTCTGCTTCTCTTGATTCCCAAGCCCCGTGTCCGCCTGGGTTAGTAGCATCTTTAGTTCCTTCTCCATGTTGCCCTGTTACAGACTCACCACCCAGGATGTCTCTCTCTCAAATGCCCCCTTGTATAGATCTCCATGGTCACCAGTCACTTTTGCTACCAGTTAGTAGCACCTGTCACACCCTCTCAACTGATCTCCGACTCCTCTTCTCCGGTGGTCTCTAGCTGTCAAGGCTTCGACTTCTAGAAATGTGTGCAATTGTTCAAAACATTCAGCGGTTACCTATCACCAACAAACACAGGACCTTTCTGCCCTGCTGGTTCCTCCGTAAACTGGCTTTAAACTGCTCTTCACTGTCTGACCTCCACCCTGTGCCCAGTGTCACTTCTTACCTTCCCACACAGGTCTCTCGCTCTGAGCACCCAGCAGCCATGCATAGCTGCAAGATTTGTGTGTGCATCTTATCCCCTTTTCTCAGTGAGGTCATCACCCTGTCTGCCTGGGAACCCCCGAAGCACACGGCTGCTCCTCTCCTGATcctatctcccacctcctctcgcCCTCCTGGCCTTGAGAACCGCTCACTCATCTTGCAATATCTCACACCCTGCTATGGCCACTGCCGCTACGACTGGACTGGGTACATTTCCACAGACCAGCCTTCCTTTCTGGACCAAGCCATCTGCATATCAATCTACTTCCCAGTGCTTGCCCATTACCGGAGCCCAGGTTTTATAGTTCCATTACCTTTCCAAGGATGCTAAAATCGCTTACTACAAAAGCAAGCAGCTTCCAGGGAACAAAATGCAGATAATACGGGTTTTCTGAGTCTGACTACTAAAGTTTTAATACACACGAAAAAGATAAAGAATTGGACAGTTGACAAACATAGGATACTTCCCAGGGAACAACCAGTATGGAGGGACCCACATCACCAGTGGAATGATGACCTGGAAACACAAACAAAGATTGATCAGTTTCATTTCTGTTGATAGTAGATAATGCTATACCTCCTTGGCAGTTTCTTAATGGAGCAGCCGAAACGAAGCTCTCAGACCATCAGCTTCCCCTTCCTGTGTTTTCTCTCTGCAGTCTTGATGAGGCGAGTATCAAATTTGCAGGACTGCCTGCCCGTAGTATTTCTGGCTTCACAAAACCTCTTTCTTATGTCTCTCATATGCTATAGTTTACTGCATTTCATTTTATGCCTAAGGCTAGATTATTAAGGATTGAATTGGAATTTTCCATAGTAACTGCAGTGTAAACTCTGACCAGCTTTTTGCCATACTATCGTGATTTTTCAAGAAGTTTCTTCTCTACCTGAGCCATGGCCATAATAGCATAACTCAGGTAAAGGGTCAGTGTGTAGACGTGAACCTCTCTCTGCTCGTCTTTGGTGTCAATTCCTAACAGCAAGATAACACGGCACAGAGAGCTTGTCTGTGAATGTACAGTACTTGGAATAATCAGTTCAGTACTCTACAGAAgcaatatctgcaaatgatgaaTTTGAAGACTGTTCTTCACAAATCCCTTAGAAACATAGTGTTGGCCGAAaggtttataatttaaaaacaaaagtcctTGTCCCTATTATCTGCTTTTCTGTAGTcaagttcattttctttctctcccaatTAGAGCTGAGAATATGTGTCCAGTAGAAAGACACAGAGCTATCAGGCtagagtgtttttgtttttatttacattattggTTTGTCACTTGATAACATCTTTAGCTAACTCAAAGTCCctcaactcattcattcattgtggTGTGAATGATGTCTATAGTATGTATGACTCAGACCCATACTGAATATTACAGTGGCTTATAGTAGAGAGGGTGTCTGAGAGAGTTTATATCAAGAATTGAATTTGGAATCCAGAAATGTCTCCCTAGGTATGTTTTTTGTAAACCTGACAGGTAAGATGCTTGGGTGGTTGGAGACACTTCAGGGCCCCTGAACCTGAAACAGACACATTATCATACATAGTCCAAAGGTTCAAACCTGTAATTTGTATGGCTTACTGTTTAATACGAATTGACATCTAAGTAGCGTCTTTATATGAATCCCAGCAGGATCCCCACAACGTGGCACCATATCTCTGTGTTATGTCcttaatatataagaaaaatatactttaaaaatacactgaTGAAAATGTGTAACATCTTTATGACATTTATGTTATAGGTCAGCCCAAATATTAGATAAAGACTTATCCAAATGTTTGTATGCAAATTCCCTGGTAATAAAAGTGTTGTCATGTCATATCAATCATActaaattttgctttaaaatattgaagtcatgttatgaaatattaaaatcaaatatGTGAGGAGACTAAAAAGAAACTGCTTCATAAATTATGTCAGCTCATTTTGGTGGTGGGGGAATGAAGGGCTTGGAGGAATTTGTCAGGGAATTGTTGAGGAAGGAACTGTTTAACATAACCGTGCCAGTTTTGTCTGGGGGAGTCACCATCATGACCACAGTCCCCAAATGACTGTGATTTGCCTTAAATAGGCACAACTGGTGTGGTTTCCTGAGCGCCTGATTGCTTAAGCAGCAGCCTTGCAGTGCACCTACTCAGGTACCTGGTGGGCTCGTCCAGGGCTTCACAATTCGCAGTTCCAGACGACCCGGTCCCTGCCTACCTACACTGATGCTGGGCCACAGCACTGCCGCTTTGCAGTGTAGCTGtgatttctttattattattcccCGAGAAGCAGCCTGTCCCCACATAAGTAATCTGCTTCTCATACAAGAgagttcagtagttgtagctgTAAATGAGACAGCCATGGGTGAGAACAGACAAGAGAATACAAATGTGGAGCTAAGCGAACACATCTGTCCAACTGCTCTGCTGGATTCAGCTCTACAGTCTgagaatcatttttattttctgactgCTTATTTCATTGTGCAGGAATCTTCCTGGTACTCTGATGCCTTTCATACACAAGTCTTcgattaattaacttatttacttacaaagtttttctttttttcccctctacagagggagaaataaaaaacagaaaatcctTACCCTGCACATGGGGAAAACAACTATGGCAGAACAGAGAAGCCCCCAAAGTCCAGAGTAAAAGTGCCAACTTTCCAGCTGAGGCCTGACTAACCTGTGTGGCCAGCAGTGGCTGTGTCTCAGTAGGACAATGGGACTGATTTAAGTAAAAGCTAATGTCTTAATCACACTAATAAACTCCAGTAAATCGAAAGGTAACCTCTGCCTTTCAAGGGCACCTATCTTTAAGGAGGGCTTTAAAGAAATTAAACGGGATCACCTTATCTTTGAGGAAATGATGAATTTAGTGAAGTAAAGCTCAAACTCTCTGTAGCTAACATAATTTATGCAAAATCATGCAATTAGTGATGGATGtgctagacattttttttttctgcaaatgcGCCTGTAATAAAACCATCATGAGTAGCAGTGCCATCTAATGTAAGTAGTAAACATGGATAGTGAATTATTAATATCTGGTGAGGCATGCAAATGGCAGGACTTCCATTTTTCCTTTGAGCTAACAACACGTTcgctaaagcaaaaaaaaaaaaggcaaagataaATATGaacttttctttgaaaagacaCATTCAACAGGAACATGAATGTAATAAATAGCACAAAATGTGAATAGTAAAACCCCAGCACTTTCCGCCTCCGCAAAGTGAAATGATGGTTATACTTTCTGCTGGGTCTGTAGCATAAGCTTAATGAGGTTAAAGTGATTTCATACGTGTACTCCTCATTGAGAATGGCCCGGGTCAGGTGATGTGGGTGGTAGTCTTCAATCAAGTCCTCAGTCGGGTAACCTTGACATCCCCCCCTCTCtctggcagatggaaagggaccaccacccctaccccacccccttGTTAGTGCTTATCCAAGGAAAACCTCCCCGTGTGCTGGCTGGACCCTCCTCCTCTGAGCTGTAGTCTTGTGAAAATACCTCCTGCGTTCCCAGGCAAGGCAGGTCTGGCCCAAAGTTCCATCCCCATCTTGGCCAGTTCACCCTGGGATGCCTCCGCAGAATTTAAGCGCCTAAGCAGACAAGGTCAAATTAAAACTGCTTCACTGCTGATTCTGGTTCAGGGTCCAGCCGTCCTGCACAGACCGGCAGCGGGAGAGGGGTCAGGGCCCTTCTCTGTACAGGAGCCAAACGCCCTGCTTCGAGCCCCGGTGTACTCCAGAGGCACCCCCACTCCTGGCATCCCCTTACTGCGAGCTCCATCCCCCTGTGGCATGCCTTGTGCTGAGGTCACAGGAACAGGCTCTTTATCCTGGCAGTGGAGATGCCAGCTGGGAACCCTGAGCATGAACCAGCAAGACGCAGACTCTCGTTCTTGACTTGGGGCTCCCGGCGCTGCCCCGGCCGCGGGCCGGCCCGcgggctccctcctccctcctgccctggctCTCCAGTCGGCTGGCCCGCTCGCTCAGTCTGCAGCCTGGGTTGGTTTCTCATGCCCGTCCTGGGTCTGACTCGGGGATGCTGCACCCCCGGAAGCCCCGCGGGCGCCGACCCCGGCCCGCAGCCCCTGGAAGGTGCCAACCCCGGGCGAGCCCGGGCGCCTCGGGAGGAGACGGGCATTTCACGTGGGCATCGTGCCTTCGCGGTGCTCACGCCTCTCCTCCGCAGCCGGTGCAGAGCCCCTCCGCCCGGACTCATCCCCCCAAAGTTAATCAGCCGTACTTGCCAGCTCGCTTTAGTTTGGGAAAGACTTCAAAACCTCGAGATCGGCGCGGGCCAGGGCCGCCCccagcgccccccgcccccctccaccacctcctGTTCTGCCTGGCGCGGGCTGTTGGGTGCTATAGGAGGCTGTGGCGTTTGTCTAGAACCGACATCGCAGACACACGGACCCGCTCCTCGCCGGCCGTCGCCAAAGTTGCCGGACGCCCCTCGGCCACCCGGCCCGGGCCAGAGGCAGTTGCGTAACCTCGCCCCTcgcccccgcccgccgcccggTCGGCTCCCGGCGGCCCCGGCCCCCGGCAGCCTGCCGAGTCCTCCGCGCAGCCCAGTCGGGGGCGCGGGGCGAGAACCCCGGGGTCGGCGCCCGTCCGGGCGGTGCTCTGGCCGCGGCCAAGCACAGCGGGCGCCGGGGCGCGGGAGCAGGGCGCGCGGGGCTCTGCTTACCTTCGGCGGCTTACAGATAAGTCGAGGTCGGTGCAGCGCCTGGCTCGGGCATGTCTCGCCGCGGACCCCGGCAAGCCTGGCGCGGCACGGAGCACTCCGGGCAGGGCATCCGCGGCGAGGCTCGCCGGGCTCGCGCGGAGGAAGGCTCGGCTTCGGGGGCTTGgcccgccgcccgcgccccccctccaccaccgccgccgccggcccggcccggccggcCCCCCCGCGCCGCAGCTCACGTCCCTCCGGCCCGGCTCAGCGACGCGCGCGGCGAGGCAGCGGCTCGGCCGGCTCCGGGGACGCCCGAGCGCTTGCTCGCTCGCGGCGCGGCGGAGCCAGCCACAGCCACCCGGCGCCGTGCTCCTCCGATGTCCTCATTGACTGCGATCGTCTTCGGCGAGATCTGGGCGCCGGGGCCGGGAGGCGGGGGCGGAGAGgcggagggagagggagggaagtccttgccgccgccgccgccgccgccgccgccccccggGTCCCAGCCACTCCGCCGAGCCGGGCGGCCGGAGGACGGGGCGCCGGAGCCGCTCGCCTGCCGCCTGTACGCCCGCCTGGCACCGAGGCGGGCGGAGCCCCGGGCcccgcggggcgggggcgggggcggcgcggggccgggccggggccgCGGGCGTGGGGCGGGGGGGCCCCGGAGGGAGCCGAGCGGGCGGGAGTGCAGGGGCCCCCCCCGCCCGCCGACGCCCGAGCCCCAGCCGAGGAGGAGGTGGAAGGAGCCGCCGGCGGCCGCCGCCTGCTCGCGGGGCTCCACCGCGGCGCGTCCTCGGGGTTTCTGGGCTGCAGGCGGCGCTGCGCGGCCCGGGAACTTGTTGAGCCTGCCCTGGAGCTGGAGCCGCCTCCGAGCAGCAGCTGGAGGGCGGGGACCCAGCGGTTTTTCCAGGGAGGAGGTCGCTGGGGACCCCGCGCCCAGGCTGCCAGCGGTGGCGGCCGACCGATCCGAGCGCGGTTTTGAAATCAGGAGCGCGTGGGGGGCTTAGGCTGCTGTCCCCTTCATCTGCGGATTTGCTGCCTGCCTTGGGTCCAACCTGGGGTCAGCCCCTCTAAGCGGGGACTGCCCGGCAGGCTGGCTGTAACTGGCTCGAGTACCAAAGGCAGCCCGCCCGCGGCGTCTGCTGCCCGCTGACATTCAGGAACCGGCGCCTCCGCACGAAGACCgccaccctccccccgccccccaagtgGCGCTCACCGCCCACCTGCCAGGCCAGGGCACTTGCTGCGTTTGTTTCAGGCCAGAGTTGAGCTCACTTGGGGAAGCAAAAGGAGCTACCCCGTTCCCCCCAGATCCACCAACGAGGAGGTCTTCGGAGCTCAGAGCCGCTGGCCCAGGGGCCTCGCAGATCCCTGTGGGACCTGGTCCCAGGCCTGGGATTAGGCAGCCAGCTAGCCGCGGACCACCCGGCTCCCTAAATTTTCTCAGGCCGGGGGCTTGAAGTTCAGTCTCTTTGAGCATACCTGAAAGTAGCCACGTTCATTAGATTTGATGTTTCCCAAGAAAGGTCAGAGAAATGGTAAACGGGAGGGCAGTGCCaggctggggggcggggtggggggagaatgGGGAGGACAATCGGTGACGTCTCTTCACTCACTCAGCCCTTCAGTCTCAGCTGGTCTGCTCACACTGCTGCCTGTTCCTTCCTGAGCACCAGCTCTGTGCTGCGATTCAggctctgctgggtcctggcTCGCTGAGTTGAATTGAGCCTAGGTCGGTGCTTTATGTAGTGACCATTCTTTAGAAACCCCTTTATAGGTAATGCCTCGTCTATACCTGGATGCTTCGAGTGATGCATACAGATACCGCACACACGGAAAACATCCTGCTTTTCCCTCCTACATTAGCACACAACTGTATAATTCTTGGCATCCAGATATGCCCGAGAAGGGAATCCTGAACCTGTGGATCCAAACTCTGTCACCGGGCTCTTTATTATCCTCTCTTAACCTAGAGTCCTCCAGTCTAATTTTCAGCTTGTTTACTTCTCTGGCTGGTAGTGTGCTGGTCGTGCTGGCTGGAGAGATTTGCCAGGTGATGTGTGCGCGGCAGGGAACCTGTAGCCGGCTGTTCTTCCTAGAAGGGAACTGATACTGGGGATGTGTGGGACTTAGGGACATTTAATGCCAGGTGGGAGG
This window contains:
- the LOC122709360 gene encoding translation initiation factor IF-2-like, producing the protein MSRRGPRQAWRGTEHSGQGIRGEARRARAEEGSASGAWPAARAPPPPPPPPARPGRPPRAAAHVPPARLSDARGEAAARPAPGTPERLLARGAAEPATATRRRAPPIGAARVSASSALFSKDVETWLKDILSLASVQLA